tctctccaagagaccaaagacatTATTTTCGGTCTcttggagttaggaagattccatgaaaccagctgcagctgacacgagcgatatactaacagAAAGCAGGAGCTACGTGGTTCAGGGAGTAGATCGGTTGTCTCCCAAGCTAAAGGTTGTGAGTTCCTTCCTccacccttgagtcacttttattttttcccaattttttattttactctcttccaagtgtaaatattactctaaaactgagtctatttggtcccactccaaataagagtcaaatttactccacagaatttactgtgtatcaTTTGTGTTTAACATCTAGCCTAAACTGTTTAGAGGTTAACACTTAACACTATCGTTTACAccccccacctttttttttttctccaaatacACGGGAGGCAAAGTACAAAAGCAGGGGACAGTCATTAACTCTATACACTACATAACACCTTTATCTACACACCAAAGTCAACTGGAAATTGGTACATTGGACATTCTCCAAACCACACGGTGAATTGAAAATAAACTGTTTCTTGGATTGCGTTTGCCACTGATTATCATACAAAACAGACAAATTGTTATAATAGTCAATTTAAGACAAATTATatcatcacatttttaaatcaaaataatcctcacaaattacAACAATCCAAAATCTAATGTTTTCAATGTACATAGACGGCAATTTCACCGAGTACGACCACCACTTTGACTTGCGATGTAAACTCTGAATTTTAATATACTACAAAGAAAGTAATAACACACTCAAATCCCTCAAGGGGTGCCTTTGTAAATGAATGAGCCAACCTGTGTGATTGGAGAACTGTACAGAGTTGATGGAGTCCACTTCAAAGCCCAGAACCTGAGAAaagttaaacaacaacaaatgtagaATGAACAATCAAATTCCAACGAAAATCAGTCACAAGCTTGGGGACCACAACCACAACTAGGAACATGGTAacagcacacacgcacacgctcaATTCATTAACCATAACCAGTCTATATTGTATGCAAATAATGCAACGATAAGGACCCcaaataataatgatgtaaACCTGagcacaatcaatcaatcaatcaatcaatcaataaatggtTTATGTAGATCACATATTCAAACTACTGACGCTGCTTAGTCACATTGAACGCATCTCGTCTCTGCAAGCATTCAGTTTATGAATATAACACGTGAACACAACATGAAATATATTACATAACGGTGCTGCAATATAATATTTACTACTGTTAGCTGCATAGCTACAAACATTATGCAAGAAACGATATCTACCTGCAGAGGGAATGTTGCCGATTTATTTCCAACATATCCTCGGACAACATGACTTTGAATGGACAACACGCGACATTCCATCGCCGCCATGAACCAAACTGGGATTAAAAACACGAGACGCAATCAGCGAACAATACAAGTCCAAGAGCAACATTAAAACTCTGCACAGCTCCGGACGCGCTGAAAGTTAGCATGAAGGATGTCTGAGTAGTCAGCTGCAAAGGGCGATGAGTATAACCACCCCTCACACCCCCACTGAACTTGCTTATTCAACTCATAGGCTGTTCCTCAAATCGTTCTCTCGTGGGTTGGTTAAACGTCATCTTTTAGGCGGACCACTGAGGCGGACCGAGCACGAATTTGCAAGTTCCACTTCTACTTCCGCATACACAAAAATACCCGGATATGGTGTTCAGACGATCATACTGTACGGACTTGTAGACACAGGGAAGCCATTTTGCGTTGCCACTTTTACTGACAACTACGTTCGTTTTCCGATAACAACACTGGTCTAAGTGCGTATTTTACGCAAATGAGAGCCTCTCAATGAACCACCTCTACTAGTGCTCATGGTTTTGGTAACATGATGTAGACTTGTCTTTTCAGTAGCATTCTTAATAATGAAATGTGTATGTGGCGTTTCGCTCAGACTTATTGGAAAACTATACTCCCCACACAGTTGTGACATTTCCGCCGTGGAAacagaaaataacgtgaaaacgcCACggacaaatacagtacagtactgtatttgaGTTAGGCGCGCTTAGCttgtggcaacgtaagatggccgccggcagCTTCTCTTGTCACTACGGCAACTTCACCAGGACCAATTACACATGTCAAGTCATAGATGGCCACACCAAATTTGAAAACCTTGTTTTAGTTATTAACATTATAATTATGTCCCTAACCTTTGCTGTACATCTTAACAGATAACAACCAAGAGGTTTAAAACTTTAAATGCTATTTATACTTAAAATGTACATGCTAATTATTGCATGTATTGTACAGTTTAATTTACATATGTTGTACAATAATAACCTTAAGTTTTGAAGCTCTCCTCTTATTACCTTTGACCGTTTTTCTGCATTCGGCTGTCTTTTTCGtgtatggccaccagatggcagctcAAGACCTTTTGACATGAGTGGAATTCTGTTTTATTGAATGAACAAAGATCCATCCTTCCATTATAAACACGACGAATCTCCAATTAGCATACGGTGACTAATAAATATATTACAGAATATGTCATACAACTAAGACAAATGTATTACAGCAAATGTCATACAAATAAGAACAGCTCATCCAGCATCATGAATTGCTTTCATGTGATCTTTTACCATTCTAGAAGAGGGAGGaggaatttaaaattaaatagaatTATACCCATATCCAGCAAGCAAGAGAAGTTGTTGAGGTTTTTaattctgtgttttgtttgtcctAAATAGTCGCTTTTCCCTTGTACCTCTTCCACCTTctttgtttgatttatgtttGTTCTATTTCGCCTTTTCTCCCCGATTGGCCATTTGTCTATTGTCTGTCCTTAAATGCTTGTATTTTGTGTCACGCTAGCATGCCCTTTGTTGAAATGCATAAACCTGCTTAGTTGCATTTGTTTACTTTGGAATTCACAGCATTCGACACACCCCAAGTTATGTGCTTTTCATGTTATAGCCTAGTGATGCATCTAACTTAAATTTAATGTGTTCAGGAAACATCTGAAAatgattgtttgaattattgttGTCATGTAGGCCTACAAATCTTTGTTAGTGCTGTGGTTGTTGGCAAAGTGCTCtagaaataaaattgaatgaatggagattaaaaaaaaaaaagttctctctTCGTACATCTGTAATTGGATGAGTTTTCATCACAGGCAACTTGACTAGTCAAGTCATTTTCCAGCTTTAAATCACATAGAGCTTGCATTTTACCAACTAAACAGGAGTACCCACACCCCTAAACAAACAAGTGACATAGTCGATGGTgaaagcttggaaaagcatgaTGAAAGAAACACGTAAATGCCTGGTTACTTGCCTACTTCAGGACACCATGTCCATGTTAGTTGTAccctctgccatctagtggaagatcaTTTAATTGTTATTCCTGTCACAAAAAGGTTATGACATAGGTGAACATGGATGAATTATGTATACCttgtaaatatatacattttttgaaCCAATTAAGTAAAACTAGAGATATCTTGTTATGGCACACCTGATAATCTCTGAAGACACATTGTGGGACAATTATGGGACAGCTTTAAGTTGTGCATATattcaccttcaaaataaaaacttactgCATCCAAATAAAATTTACTCAAGCATATTTAATCAGGATGGACATTTTGTCTTGTGGCGCTATTTGGATTATAGCCAGCTAGTCATACTGTGAATTGGTTAATTGATTTACTGtccgcaaaaaaataaaaataaaaatatattgttaaTTCAGTAAAATAAAGTAGATtgcattttattaaataattggttgatacaatatattgaaattaataagaataatacaaaaaaaaaaaaacatttcaaatgcagTGTGGTATTTTGAAACTGCATTGCGGCATCCTCaatggaccaaacaagattatAACGAAGCATGCCAACCCTGCTGACCATTCATGACTGGGGATTGTACATGGACGTCACATGACAACGCAGGTGAACTATATTCCTCCGCGCAGCTTTTCGCGCACGGCCACCAACAGGAACTAGACCCGCCTGCCTGGCCACCTCCGGGTTTGTCACGCTTACGTCTGAGTGGGCGGAGCTATGTAAGCAGCGGTCCTGACACGTAAGAGGCTCACGCAATTTTTCAAAAGGAAGAAGTTTCTTTCCCAGAAGTTGGATGAAGAAACAACCCCGGAGTTGATGTAGTTGACTTGTAGCGTCGCTACAACCAACAACACCCTGGAGgctccgtaaaaaaaaaaaaaaaaaaaaaacgctccgGTAGAGGAGCCGACTCGCCAACATGAGATTTCCAGCCCTTCTTTCTGCCCTGCGGTCGATGGGCCCGGTGGTAATCGGCATTTCTTTAGGATTCACCTTGAGTTTACTCAGTGTAAACTGGACAGAAGAAGCGTGTTATGCGGACCAGGGTGCTCCTCTGGGTCGTGATGAACAACCAAAAGGAGCCCGAAAGCCCAATTCCATTTCAGTCGTCAACGACGCGGAGTTGGATGAGGATTTCGAACCAAGAATTGTGCCCTATAAACAAGTCGAGCCGAGCACCCCTAAGAAAGTTTTCAGGTACGTATGGTGACGGCAGTTTATTAcacagcaacacacacacacgtctcgGTATGTCAATATGTACAAATTATATATACAGTAACATTAGgtacataataataaactaaaccAGGGGTGACCAAAACATTTACTAcactttatactgtatatagttatatatatattagtgttctGTTTAAAACTttatctaaaaaacaaacaaacacttcttgttaatatgtgtatataaattattttctgcccattcagccattttcaaaatgaATCCGTTTGGGTcgtcccagctgacttttgatGGCACACAGGATGAGTGCACCCTGGCCTGCTTGCAATCAATTGcagggcattaaaaaaaaaaaaaaaaaaaaaggtttgtttaTAATCAACCAACCAAATCTTAActacaattatttaaaaaaaaaaaaaaacattaaatttaaTCACTAATTTAAATATATTCTGAGGAAAGCCTCAGCGATTGCCGGAACTAGTAAAACGGTAAATACAAACtttgtcttaaaaattaatttgtatATACTATAAGACAAGATTAACGTTATTAACAATAACATTCATTTTACTAAtggtttttatttgtgttacaATACATCAAATGACTCATAATTGAATGAGATAAATCCATTTTAATCAACCTGTtaaattaatgcaacaaatGTTACATGCCTCTTGATTATATAACTGCTGTTGACTGGACTAAAGAATGCagtgggccaaaattggccccttctttgcccacccctgcccTAAATCAAATACAGcatcaaaatgtcaacatgtcCCTGTTCAGTGTTGTTTGACAGAACAATTGTTGGCAGTGGTATTTTCAtggtgtttatttattgtttggcAGCATGGTGTAGTTGTAGTTTGTATTTCTGCCTtagagaggtcccgggttcgaaTCTTGGCACCGGCCCTCCTTTGTGGTGTTGGCACGTTCTCCCTGTGGATGTTGAGTTCATTGAAGGCTCTAAGTCAGTGGTTCTTAAATGTGTTGAAGATATTGAACCCTGCAAGTTTAATATGTGCATTCACAGAACCCTTTGTAATTGGAAACACAgaatgtgattattattatttttttcttcaaatttttgatgttgaattttttaaaattaatttaaaaattaatgttGCATCAGTTTGCACACAAAATCACTGTTAAAATTaaagcaataataaaaaaaaaaaaccatatctCTAACAATTTAGCTACAACTCAAATGTAACGTTTGCTGTTATACATGTTTGGTTGTGCTCGTTTCGGCAAGTGGCACCAGGCTCACCTCGTATCATTTTCGCAACAAAGTCTGTTCCTTTTCTTTGGAAAATGAATACAAAGGACACATTCTCTACCCCACCTTCGCCCAAAGACAGCTGGAATAGGCCCTGGCTTATCCACAatccaaatgaaaaaaattatagaCAACAGATGGACAATTTATTGACAATTTAATTGGAATTCTATTTTCTCATATCTGCTTTTCATTTACAGAAAAAAGGGTATCCTAGGAGTAAGTTACTTCATCATCTCATAAACAGTGTACTACATATAgtctataaatacatttttaaatttgcacCGCCACCCCTACATTACCAATGGATAGTTCATACAGAACACTCACCCATTCCAGTGAGGAAGCGCTAAAATTACATGCAGGACACATGCTGAGCTGACATATTCAAATATTTCCACATTTTCCTGGAATCGCTCCCTGTTTAAATATTAGTCCTCACCCCCAAGAGACTTAAATATTGAATCCCTAAGTTTCTtttaaaaaagggaaatgcttTCCAACAGAGGTGGGTTTTGTTGAGTTGTGGTGCACTGATGTTTACTTTCTAAAAGAGTTTTTAGTTTGTGGCATCAGGTCGTTGTGACTTTCAGAGGGTCCTAttagttaaaaatatattatcttTGAATGTCGTTTTGTTTCAAGGAATTTATGAATAAGTAAATGACTCATCTGAAGATTACCGTCTGTCGCCAAGTATAACTTAATCATCTGTAATCAcaggtttaatttaaaaataaacacatgttGCAATTACTTGGTCTTTTGAAGAGTCATGTTACTTATTTGAGACATCTAAAAGAAGCTTGGATCATGGAATGTATGCTACCATAGGTCTAAGATGTAATAATTTAAAGTAGAAGTCAAGTCAAGAAATTTTCTCCAAGGGAAGAGTCATTTCTTGGCTGGAATTTACGTGAAAGTGCCCTTGGGGCACAcattgaccaaacccagaaaacaggtgagatgggatttttttgaacctgttttttttgtgttgtgtctCTTTCAGGGCCAAATATATAAGTACGGAATTGGGGATTCGCGAGCGTCTGTTCGTTGGAGTCCTGACGTCCAAAAACACCATTAACACCTTGGGCGTGGCTGTCAATCGCACCATCAGCCATCACCTGGACACCGTGGTCTTCTTCACTGGTACACACAACCGCAAAGCCCCCCATGGCATGCTTGTGGTCTCGCACGGGGACGAAAGACTCATCTGGAACATGTTTCAGActatgaagtacattttcgacCATTATATCAACGAGTACGACTGGTTTTACTTCGTCCAAGATGACGTCTACACAGAAGCCGACAGGATCAAAAATCTTGTGGATCACCTGAGTATGAATCAAGAAGTGTACATGGGCAGTCCAGAGGAGTTCATAGGCGGGGAGATGGAAGGGAGCTACTGTTACGGAGGGTTTGGGTACATCCTGTCTCGAACCTTGCTGCTTCGACTTCAACCCTTCCTGGAGAATTGTAGGAACGACATTCTGAGCGCCAGGCCTGACGAGTGGCTCGGGAGATGCATCATTGATTACACGGCTACTAATTGCGTCAGCGACTTTCAGGTACGTTACAGATTTTCAGGTATGTGTTTTAAGATGTGGTCTTTAGACTTACCACATCGGACAAGACACGTTTCAAGTGTTGGCCTTTGTGGGTATTGCCAGTTTGTCtaaagacccttccagctgacgtcactttacccagaatgcaTAGCGACCGCTTACCCTCTTGGGGGCCAAACAATCCATAGGAAGACATTGAGGGAGCATCGTTTTCGGTGAGCGATTAATCTAAACATGaccaatgtacaaaaaaacatccatagtTATCATAGTTACTGCAACACACTAGAACCAGCCGTTCTTAGCTAGTATCAGCAAAAGCTGAAGTTTGTTGGAGGGAAAGATCTGTATCTACTTTCACCATCGGCCGAGTCAAAGCAAGCCACAACGTTCCCCCAAGTAacttatcacaatattttaaatgatcTCATTGTGAAGAAGAATGCCACAAATGGGAGGACTGACGCCATCaagaatcattgaaaccagtcgtttgaagccgctagctacaaaaaaaaagttgcatcatAGTTACTcgctagccaccgtgctcgtcactcctcactgtctttcgcGAGGGTTAGAATCGCTGCCGGGAGCCGGAAGAATGTTCTCATCTCTCTTTaagccagtgtttctcaattccggtcctcaggctcccctagccagcctgttttccatgtctcccaattcccagtgcagctgattccaatgacagcgaATGAGctagctctggagaagcctgataacgatcctcacctgcgttgcaattgggagacatggaaaacaggctagctcggggggcctgaggaccggaattgagaaacactgctttaaACCATTAGAACATCtgtcggccgcgcacaagttcaccatagcattggtagctgatttatcaattgtttgacctattttcgagCTCACACGGATTGCTTTCTAATTTACTCGCATTGACGCACTGACCCTCACCGCTAGGGGCGCatttcaacgtgacgtcacactatagttaagaggggggaaaaaaaattattttctggTTGAGATCAGACCAATGACTTGACCTAAGAAGGACATTgcaatgttttgcttttaaaagtTCTTCACATGATTTCATTACTGCAGACCTTGAGACCATGTACCAGTAACCCAATTACAGTTTTTCAAGATACAGGCagtcatttgtgttttgttttgttttgtttttgccttgcaAGCAGAAATTTGCGATACGAGTGCTCTACGGTGGAAAGTTACTTCACAACATGCAGGAGTTAGGCAGAAAGTCATATTTCCTATGCACCGTGAAGCGTCATTTTATCAGTTATGTAGTACTTCTGTAAatttaaagggaagtcaaccggaaacatttcatgacaataaaatgtgatctcactagtctaaacatgacattctgattaatattccatttgtgtaataggcaaggcaaggcaagtttatttttatagcacatttcatacacaaggcaactcaatgtgctttacacaaggaaagacaacacataagcattaacaaacagtagttaaaattcagaggaagaagataaaataaaagtaggttccaaaatttattaaaaaaaaataaaaaaaataaaaataaaaggagttatgcagcaaaatccagccgtttttatccatctcagggggcgccATTTTGCCCctggctgtcgactgaagatgacatcacagggcacaggcaacgaccaatcacagcatcacgttttctgaagatgagctgtgattggttacctgagacctgagcaactgtgatgtcattttcactttgacagcaattggcaaaatggccaccttctgatattgataaaactgatgaattttgctgcttaactcatattccactaatggcTGCATAGAATATTAGTGTCAATACATTTTTTGGGGTCGGGGGGTTGACTTACCCTTTAAGTAGAGTGTGATGTCCCTGGTCCATACATATGGTATGATTTGGATTGTGAGCTTTTCTCTTCACATCGATAGCTGACTTTGGTTTCATCTgcccaaataaatcaaattcagATTCATGAACACCAGAGGCGGAGGCTATTGCATGTTTTCGGTTAAATCTAATCGGTCTGTCATGTGAATGTTATCAGTGGTTGTCATCTTGTTGTGAACATTCTTTTCATTTATGAAAGTGCCTCTAGATTGTAGATTTTGACAAGGATACAGCTATCTACATTCTACTCCATTTTATTCTTGACTTCTGTTCATGCTGTGAAGTGTTCTTTTGTTTGCATTGGATTTTGTAATCATCCACTTTTGCTGTCAGGCCTTTGTTGTTTTCTTGCGAGGCGTAATTTCCAAATGTTAAATGCCATATTTTTTGTGAAAGtttgaaattgtacatttaaCTAAATCACTTCTTGAAAGTTTTATTTAACAGTTGTGCTGGTCTCTATGTgcataattctaaaaatataCTGAGATGAGTGAAGGGTGACATTATGAGAGACGGTCATTCAAAACAGCTGTGTCAAGGTCATCGTGCTTGCATTGCATATTTATATTGCAGAGTGGGTTGCTAATACTCTTTTGAAATTGTGTCAGTCTGCtgtaaagggggaaaaaatcgagACACACACAGAGCACATTGTAAATCTCCCGTTGTTCAAACGATGTCATTATAATATCATTGGTGTTGAAGTTGAGACGGACTTTAAGTTGGATGAGTTAAATGTTGTCAGTGATGTAGAAACGACATGCCATCATACCTATTCCATCTTGACATCAGCtagtttgggattttcttcATTAATCATCCTGGAGCATTCGGAAAACTGTTACAAGATTATAAAGTACTGTCAGGCGTGGTGTCCCAAGGGCTAACCCATATTCTTCCATAGCTGTGCGGGAACTATGACTAATGGACAGAATATAAATATTCCTATACTTAAAATCACTAAGCTGAAGCAAACCAAATTttatggaaagaaaaacaattggaACTTCCATAGAGGTTCACACAATGAAAGGAACAGGGATGTGGGAAGGGAACATTAATTTATATTCTCAGACAAAAATTGGTCATGTCTCGACAGGGCGCGACCTCCCTGCCCTGTTCTGCAGAGTCTTAATTCTTAACTCTTTTAATAGCTTGATAAATTGGATTCACTTTTTAAATCACTCAAGCTTCTTAGGTGGTTACTttgtttacagtacatcttaaaTGGCACCAttttcgggttttttttgttttttttaaatttacttaatCCTGACcccattaaattccaaattcatCCTTTGTGCTCTTTACTGTTTCTTaagattatttaattatttaaaatataacagtGTTTCTGTGggtcattaaaaataatttaaagtcaTTACATGGATTTGACTGAAATTAAGGCCTTAAATGGCATTAAATACGATGTCCAGaggcattaaaaatgtaaataaaattgaatgtaCAAACATTTGTGTGGGGACTGGTGActatttaaaatgaacaaaacggCCTTGAATCTCcgagttgcttcatgttccaaataTTTCTCTGAATTATAAAATCATAATGGACTGTTTCTGTCACTGATGTCCAACATAAAACAGTAACGCCATCCAGTGGCACAAATCTCTGACTCAACGTTTCACACTCCTTTTAACTATttagtctctcttttttttttttttttttttaaacttcaaatAACATTATGAATGACTGACGACAACTGCATTACTGTATCAATTAGCTTAAAACTATACAAtcacatttgtatttggtaaccatgtttgtccacttttatgttaactcattcactcccagccattttcatagaagcaatctccttcactcccggctgttttactggattttgactgattttgcaaagcccaccaaatgctataaaaatatggaacagaaacaagtgtatttctatctgtttccgtttttcagcaattagcattacaatatagctaagtttcatcattattcacaaatctaattagaattgtgagtatttgagctttttttcaacatgactTTGGTtggtctcctttgctctgctgccacctgttggccgtttgtgtaataactaccatttcttcaactgttctttgcagttgagagaggctgcatcaaagtcttattttatgctctagcataaaacaaaacgtataaatacgtctttgggacacttaaaacatttaaaatagaacgtatttatacgtttttgggcgcAAACGAGTTAACAAGACCAtgtctaacttaaaaaaaaaattaactatgaTAATCATGTGATTAATTCTGATCAAAAATCATAATCCACTGATAGagatgtgtgcgcgtgtgtataTATGCAGTACAACATGATCTTTAAATTAGTTTAGATTTCACGGTATTAAAACCCATTAGATTAGATTTGTTGATACCTGCAGAAAcgctgtatttaaaaaagaaaagaaaaaaaaagcaagatttAAAAGCTGTTTATGCAAGGTTGAACATTAGCTTCTCCTCCTTCTACTTTAGGGGCTCCACTACCACCATTATCAGTTGGGGAAAAACTCCGATCTAAGCAAAGAGCAGAGTGAGCAGTTTAGAAGAGCTCTGACTGTCCATCCAGTGTCTGACCCTGAAGAGATGTACCGGCTGCACAGACACTTCACCGAGATTGAACTGCAGAAGACTTACGACGAGATTGCTAAGATCCAGGTAAGCTGATTTTCAAGTGTCACAAATCACCTGTTCTCTCTGAGCTAGATTCAGAAACTCGTGCTCGAgttgtcgcgctggcacagtcacATTGGTTTGCGTGATGGTTCTACTTTGTCCATCCACAGGCGGAGATAAAAAATGTCAGCGCGGATGCTTTTGACGGCAACCGAAGTGCTCAGTGGCCGATAGGAATCGACCCACCTTTCGAACCAAAGTCTCGCCATGAAGTTATAAAATGGGACTACTTCACAGAAGACGATATTTATTCATGCGTCGACGGGTCCCCTAAGTGCGATCTGCACGGCATTGACCGCATGGATGTGGCTGATGTCATTGACGTGGCTATGGCAGAGCTGAACAAGAAGTACAATCCAATTTTGCACCTGAAGAAGCAGCGTCTGATTAATGGCTACAGACGCTTCGACCCTACCCGGGGCATGGAGTACACCTTGGATTTACAGCTCGAGGCGGTCAGCCAAAAAGGTCACAGTCATTCTATCACCAAGCGTGTTCATCTGGTCCGACCCTTGAGCCAGGTAGAGATAATTCCCATGCCCTATGTCACAGAAGGTACGAGGGTTCATGCCATTATACCGATGACCGTGCTGGAGCGGGACTACGTCGAACATTTCTTAAAAGTCTTTGCCGCCAACGCCTTTGAAACAAGTGAAAACATCATCCTGACGTTTCTGTTCATTTATGATCCGGTGGAAGCGCAGCAAGTCAACCAGAATGATATCTTCGCCAGCGTTAAGACTCAGATAAACCTCTACGAGCGC
The Festucalex cinctus isolate MCC-2025b chromosome 11, RoL_Fcin_1.0, whole genome shotgun sequence DNA segment above includes these coding regions:
- the chpfa gene encoding chondroitin sulfate synthase 2, with amino-acid sequence MRFPALLSALRSMGPVVIGISLGFTLSLLSVNWTEEACYADQGAPLGRDEQPKGARKPNSISVVNDAELDEDFEPRIVPYKQVEPSTPKKVFRAKYISTELGIRERLFVGVLTSKNTINTLGVAVNRTISHHLDTVVFFTGTHNRKAPHGMLVVSHGDERLIWNMFQTMKYIFDHYINEYDWFYFVQDDVYTEADRIKNLVDHLSMNQEVYMGSPEEFIGGEMEGSYCYGGFGYILSRTLLLRLQPFLENCRNDILSARPDEWLGRCIIDYTATNCVSDFQGLHYHHYQLGKNSDLSKEQSEQFRRALTVHPVSDPEEMYRLHRHFTEIELQKTYDEIAKIQAEIKNVSADAFDGNRSAQWPIGIDPPFEPKSRHEVIKWDYFTEDDIYSCVDGSPKCDLHGIDRMDVADVIDVAMAELNKKYNPILHLKKQRLINGYRRFDPTRGMEYTLDLQLEAVSQKGHSHSITKRVHLVRPLSQVEIIPMPYVTEGTRVHAIIPMTVLERDYVEHFLKVFAANAFETSENIILTFLFIYDPVEAQQVNQNDIFASVKTQINLYERKYPTVKIPWISVKTETPSQIKFMDIISKKHPVDTLFLLASVNTNVNSEFVNRCRMNSISNWQVFFPIHFQDYNPDVAYHSQPRPATIDLLKESGHFDRWSFDEACFYNADYMATRTKMVADVQENEDILETLDIYDMFVKYSGLHVFRAVEPALHQGYRYQTCNPRLSEDVYHRCVQSNLEGIGSRSQLAMLLFEHEQGNST